In the genome of Montipora foliosa isolate CH-2021 chromosome 3, ASM3666993v2, whole genome shotgun sequence, one region contains:
- the LOC137995918 gene encoding uncharacterized protein, protein MGSPVSAILANLVMEYVDEKALLSAPNSPKWWIRYVDDSHVCIKREHADEFHAHLNSINTSIKFTIEIESEGSIAFLDTKTTRQDDGSITVSVYRKATHTDRYLDFKSHHHPQHKYSVIRTLMDCAKNIPSTEEEAVRETKRVAKALTANNYPANFIYNGRQRNRQQEVNDSDQRGMVVLPYAKGFSEKIARVLRGFNIKVAHKPIRTISNILKKPKDKIEREASRGIVYKIKCKDCDCVYIGQTSRALKTRVKEHSKAIATLDENSLLAKHHMRYNHQIDLMNVEIVDRSSAWRQRLILEAWHSLRDTNAINEHIALPNVYNNIKNL, encoded by the coding sequence ATGGGATCTCCAGTCAGCGCCATCTTAGCCAATCTCGTCATGGAATATGTAGATGAAAAGGCCCTGTTATCGGCTCCAAACTCTCCCAAATGGTGGATCAGATACGTGGATGACAGCCATGTATGCATAAAAAGGGAACACGCGGATGAATTCCACGCACACCTCAATTCTATCAACACTAGCATCAAATTTACCATCGAGATAGAATCAGAAGGTTCTATTGCCTTTCTTGACACAAAAACAACCAGACAAGACGATGGCTCGATCACCGTGTCTGTATACAGAAAAGCTACCCACACCGACCGCTACCTTGACTTCAAATCTCATCACCACCCCCAACATAAATACTCGGTCATACGCACCCTCATGGATTGCGCAAAGAATATCCCGTCCACCGAAGAGGAAGCTGTACGAGAAACTAAGAGAGTAGCAAAAGCCCTTACCGCTAATAACTACCCTGCCAATTTCATCTACAATGGTCGCCAACGCAACAGACAACAAGAAGTAAATGATTCCGACCAGCGCGGTATGGTTGTTTTGCCCTATGCCAAAGGATTCTCCGAAAAAATCGCGAGGGTTCTTCGAGGTTTCAACATTAAGGTCGCTCATAAACCTATTCGGACAATCTCAAATATACTTAAAAAACCAAAGGACAAAATCGAGAGGGAGGCCTCTAGAGGAATCgtatataagatcaaatgcaaaGATTGTGATTGTGTTTACATCGGTCAGACATCGCGCGCGCTAAAAACACGCGTCAAAGAGCACTCAAAGGCCATAGCAACATTAGATGAAAACTCTTTGTTGGCCAAGCACCACATGCGCTACAATCACCAAATAGACTTGATGAACGTCGAAATTGTTGACAGATCATCGGCATGGCGACAAAGACTTATTCTGGAGGCTTGGCATTCCTTACGAGATACAAACGCTATAAACGAGCATATAGCACTTCCAAACGTTTACAATAACataaagaatttgtaa